In Zingiber officinale cultivar Zhangliang unplaced genomic scaffold, Zo_v1.1 ctg232, whole genome shotgun sequence, the following are encoded in one genomic region:
- the LOC122037041 gene encoding uncharacterized protein LOC122037041, giving the protein MFLSLFFAFYIDEATCLFYARLITFIEMLVQISGGTPIKMLLLEECRSKKPSVVARLMGLDSIPARGKVRDDDNYLMNGLKAAFQQLQQQQQASEVEQQLKNARVLNSNTDLFLEFLEQPNSLFSKHLFQPQTTRITVLKPSITKRPTSIVVLKPTGDLASDQLITCRDINNGYIADDEVGSASDSELATSTSISREAKRKLSERLAFGSSDINFLERRYLRASGSTLGELLGVCEGSNEEHRKLSLKDKVSSFFFSRRKRTNAYSFPMFPEEGDHQDKCSSVTIAGRPESVSRSRPIESVARSAAATKGSFGRSLRAAALGWWRAR; this is encoded by the exons AtgttcctttcccttttttttgcCTTTTATATTGACGAAGCTACATGTTTATTTTATGCTCGTCTGATCACCTTCATCGAAATGTTAGTTCAAATCTCTGGAGGAACTCCAATTAAGATGCTTTTATTGGAGGAATGTAGATCAAAGAAACCAAGTGTTGTGGCGAGACTCATGGGCCTTGATTCTATACCAGCCAGAGGGAAAGTTAGAGACGACGATAACTATTTAATGAATGGTTTGAAAGCAGCATTTCAACAattacaacaacagcagcaggcAAGTGAAGTAGAACAGCAGTTAAAGAATGCTCGGGTTCTGAACTCGAACACAGATTTGTTTCTGGAATTTCTTGAACAACCAAACTCACTGTTCAGTAAACATCTCTTCCAGCCACAGACAACTCGTATAACTGTGCTGAAACCTTCGATTACCAAAAGACCGACGAGTATAGTTGTTTTGAAGCCTACTGGAGATCTGGCTAGTGATCAATTGATAACTTGTAGAGATATTAATAATGGCTACATTGCTGATGATGAGGTTGGCAGTGCAAGTGACTCGGAGTTAGCAACTTCAACTTCAATTAGTCGAGAAGCGAAGAGAAAGCTTTCGGAGAGGCTGGCTTTCGGATCATCCGACATCAATTTTCTAGAGCGACGGTATTTAAGGGCATCCGGGAGCACCTTAGGAGAGCTGCTTGGTGTTTGTGAGGGAAGCAACGAGGAGCATAGGAAGTTGTCGTTGAAAGATAAGGTGTCGAGTTTCTTCTTCTCTAGAAGGAAAAGGACAAATGCTTATTCGTTTCCAATGTTTCCTGAG GAGGGTGATCACCAGGACAAGTGCAGCTCTGTCACCATTGCTGGACGTCCAG AATCCGTGTCTAGGTCTCGGCCTATCGAATCGGTTGCTCGGTCGGCGGCGGCAACGAAAGGGTCATTCGGAAGGAGTCTGCGTGCGGCGGCATTGGGGTGGTGGAGAGCGAGGTGA